Part of the Limihaloglobus sulfuriphilus genome is shown below.
TCAGACTTACCGATAAGGCATATCTGTCATATAGGACAATCGCAAGTGGTTTTTTCGTACCCACGCCACCATTTGTCATGTTTTTCTGTATTAAATTTTAAATGTTTTTTTCCCAGGGTGATAAAAAGTATATGAACTAAACTTTCTGCGGCTGAGCCTGTTTTCTTGCGTAATACTGGGTTGCTGTGAACCATATGAACCCGGCCAGCTCTCTGGCAACTGCGATGTTGGCCTTTACCAGAATCTTGCCCCTGGCCCGAAGGTACCTGTGCCGGTAACTCAAACGCTGCCCGGCCCTGTCAGCTATTTCTATTCCCCATTGCGGCCGGCTCTCTCTACGTTTTTTAAGGGCCTTAGATGGAACATATCGATGCCGGTAGTGGTGGGCAGTTTCATTGAGCAGCCGCCTTACCCGCTTATTGCCGGCCTTGGTTATCGGGCCTTTTTTTTCTGATTCTCCACTGGAGTCCTCTTTAGGGGTTAAACCGAGGTATGACATAAAAGCCGGGGCTGATTCAAAACGGGCAAAATCAAAAATTTCCACCAGAATGGATATTGCCGTGATGGTCTTGATGCCGTGAAAACAACTCAAAATACCTACCATTTCGCGGTAGTCATCCGTTTCTGCCAGCGCCTCAACACGCCGATCACACCTGTCGAGCCTTTCACAACAGTTTATGTACTGGGCGAAATATGCCTCAAAGACTTCATTCAGGGCGGGCTCTTCGAAGTTTATACCACGCAGCCAGGTTATATGCTTATCTGTCCAGTGATTGCCCTGATGGTAAATATAGCTATGACGATTGAGAAACTTGAGTATGTGATGTTGTGCTCTCTGGACATCCTTTCGGGCTGTCTCACGAAGACGCACCAGCTCTCTATCTGCCTCCTGTTTCTCATTGGGAGCGTGAACCTCGGTCAACAGGCCCGCACTGTAGTACTCCTGAAGCTTCTTTGCGTCCCTGCGGTCTGTTTTTATACGAACTCCGGGTTTTACCGGTACCAGAGATGGGGCGATTACCGCACATTTAAAGCCCAGAGCCTCAATCCTGCGCTTGAGAGAAAAGCCGCAAACGCCGGCTTCATAGCAGAATTCAACCGGCCCAGGTGCCTGACGGGCTATCTTTTTTACTGCCCGTTTAATATCAGAGGGCGTATTTTTGATTGTAAATTCAACAACATTATCCCGATCAGGGTATTTTATGGCAGCTTTATGTTGTTTTTTGTGTGTATCCATTCCTACATATGTTATAATATTGTTCATAACGACCGGTACCTTTCGTATTGTATGCGGC
Proteins encoded:
- a CDS encoding IS110 family transposase, with product MNNIITYVGMDTHKKQHKAAIKYPDRDNVVEFTIKNTPSDIKRAVKKIARQAPGPVEFCYEAGVCGFSLKRRIEALGFKCAVIAPSLVPVKPGVRIKTDRRDAKKLQEYYSAGLLTEVHAPNEKQEADRELVRLRETARKDVQRAQHHILKFLNRHSYIYHQGNHWTDKHITWLRGINFEEPALNEVFEAYFAQYINCCERLDRCDRRVEALAETDDYREMVGILSCFHGIKTITAISILVEIFDFARFESAPAFMSYLGLTPKEDSSGESEKKGPITKAGNKRVRRLLNETAHHYRHRYVPSKALKKRRESRPQWGIEIADRAGQRLSYRHRYLRARGKILVKANIAVARELAGFIWFTATQYYARKQAQPQKV